From the genome of Drosophila melanogaster chromosome 2L, one region includes:
- the CatB gene encoding catalase B, isoform A: MCSRDTASNQLIDYKNNDSEVQREITTSSGTPVGVKDAIQTVGPRGPALLQDFQFLDEVMHFDSERIPERVAYAKGAGAFGYFECTHDISKFCAASIFDKVRKRTAVAMRFSVACGEQGSADTVREQRGFAVKFYTDDGIWDIVGCNMPVHYVRDPMLFPSLVHAQKRNPQTHLKDPDMFWDFMTLRPETLHALLMYFSDRGTPDGYRHLHGYGVHTYRMINASGETQYVRFHFKTDQGIKNLDARRCEELMSHDPDYAIRDLYNSIKKGNYPSWSMYIQVMLNEEAKKCRFNPFDVTKVWPQKDFPLLPVGKIVLDRNPTNYFTEVEQLAFSPAHMVPGIEPSPDKMLQGRLFAYGDSQRHRLGVNYMQIPVNCPYRVNVRNFQRDGAMTVTDNQNGAPNYFPNSFCGPRESPRALGLQTCCPLSGDVYRFMSGDTEDNFSQVTDFWTYTLDNCGRKRLVRNLSEHLTEASQFLQERAVKLFTMVHSDFGRLMTEALNTARISKF; this comes from the exons atgtgttcacgcgaTACGGCGTCAAATCAATTGATTGACTATAAGAACAATGACTCCGAGGTGCAAAGGGAGATCACGACATCCAGTGGAACTCCAGTTGGCGTCAAGGATGCCATACAGACGGTGGGACCAAGGGGTCCTGCCCTGCTGCAGGATTTCCAGTTCCTCGACGAGGTGATGCACTTCGACTCGGAGCGGATTCCCGAACGGGTGGCCTACGCCAAGGGAGCCGGCGCCTTTGGTTACTTCGAGTGCACCCATGACATTTCAAAATTCTGTGCAGCCTCCATATTCGATAAGGTTAGAAAACGAACTGCCGTCGCGATGAGATTCTCGGTGGCCTGCGGTGAACAGGGATCTGCGGATACGGTACGTGAACAGCGCGGATTTGCCGTCAAATTCTACACCGACGACGGCATCTGGGACATTGTGGGTTGCAACATGCCCGTGCATTATGTCCGGGATCCCATGTTGTTCCCCAGCTTGGTTCATGCCCAAAAGCGCAATCCCCAGACCCACCTGAAGGATCCGGACATGTTCTGGGACTTCATGACCCTGCGTCCGGAAACCCTGCATGCCCTGCTCATGTACTTTAGCGATCGGGGAACCCCAGATGGCTATCGCCACCTGCACGGATACGGTGTGCACACCTACCGCATGATCAATGCCAGTGGGGAGACGCAATACGTTAGGTTCCACTTCAAGACGGACCAGGGCATCAAGAACCTGGACGCCCGACGATGCGAGGAGCTGATGTCCCACGATCCGGACTATGCCATCAGGGATCTGTACAACTCGATCAAGAAGGGCAACTATCCCAGTTGGTCAATGTACATTCAG GTGATGCTCAACGAGGAGGCGAAAAAGTGTCGTTTCAATCCGTTCGATGTGACCAAGGTATGGCCCCAGAAGGACTTCCCCCTGCTTCCAGTTGGCAAGATTGTTCTAGATCGCAATCCCACCAACTATTTCACAGAGGTGGAGCAGCTGGCCTTCAGTCCGGCCCACATGGTGCCGGGCATCGAGCCATCGCCGGATAAGATGCTCCAGGGTCGCCTCTTCGCCTACGGCGATTCGCAGCGCCATCGTTTGGGCGTGAACTACATGCAGATACCGGTGAATTGTCCGTACCGCGTGAATGTTCGCAACTTCCAGAGGGATGGTGCTATGACAGTGACTGACAATCAGAACGGGGCTCCCAACTACTTCCCCAATTCCTTTTGCGGACCAAGGGAAAGTCCGCGGGCCTTGGGCCTGCAGACGTGCTGTCCGTTGAGCGGAGATGTCTATCGATTTATGAGCGGTGACACCGAGGACAATTTCAGTCAGGTCACCGACTTCTGGACCTACACCCTGGATAACTGCGGCCGCAAGCGGCTAGTTCGCAACTTGTCCGAGCATCTGACCGAAGCTAGCCAGTTCCTTCAGGAGCGGGCAGTGAAACTGTTCACCATGGTGCACTCCGATTTCGGAAGACTGATGACGGAGGCCCTTAACACGGCCAGGATTTCCAAGTTCTAG
- the raw gene encoding raw, isoform B, which yields MHKMVKLFLREVLNAWRAKARCNVVPDERTQELFHELSFHPSQKQISEMLQTAKKVARKGGSGQANGLTFGQFCVLAADLKRFRASTISNQPSYCDYQSLSAGLLLPELDDPASSSNQNLQSPAATNSSPAHSSKKPDNHGTELRSTKSFSSVDDTKKKKNATNEPVEVFLGGSCNPTTWRADVAIPALKELGISFYNPQVSDWTPDLIELEHRAKEKARVLFFVMDSETRASAGAIEAAHIAGQNCKQLVLVLHPYKPNQKILNEPISQQEYLDLNRNQLILKELVSRRGLPVLDNIPLGLQRTKDILGGIRDPPSKISSILDTVRGAFDRVNPLNDLLTVEQCKRALLFLGYAQSLVNLDNLNKIIINQRESLKLLQTHSPRAVADDADADGGNCSQPILPSQELIDFDLFCVISAYLSVLQQEIHESGCISPIKGTNVPPPQVYFTNAPDVDIYYSASKNISRTSSNASVPSNSSSGIGHDLERQSLFEQLSRSRDSGTSSPQPTGSSSLGKSPRPQILLNVESIETTEIITTKTIETKPNPVTASTVVHAEEEESDSNDSVLSSNSSIASAGDILCCGGGLDLRDVYLGGSCVLRTKWRQELAVPYLQSKGVSFHTPALHESIQQMILNQEQNQDQSQQPTVPPQEQQQQQRSFVRTRRKCRGNQLQLEEQEELTVAEESLSWSLPPVAVRQSLFNPSLLDSSRVLLFVITNETRSLAPMTLAAHCIGLMYNVVLAVQMLPEDCVLGDEKLTVAAIKDYNRGRSYLIDLAKRQGVPVFSDIRAALECTVAKVKAYNNRDRC from the exons AGAAGTTCTGAATGCATGGCGAGCAAAGGCCAGATGCAATGTGGTGCCCGACGAACGGACACAGGAACTCTTCCACGAGCTAAGCTTCCATCCTAGCCAAAAGCAGA TTAGCGAAATGCTGCAGACTGCCAAGAAAGTGGCCCGCAAGGGAGGAAGTGGACAGGCAAATGGGCTGACTTTTGGCCAGTTTTGTGTCTTAGCCGCGGATCTGAAACGTTTCAG agcttcaacaatttcgaaTCAGCCATCGTACTGCGACTATCAGTCTCTGTCCGCGGGACTGCTGCTCCCGGAACTAGATGATCCTGCCAGCTCGTCCAATCAAAACCTTCAGTCGCCAGCGGCCACCAACTCGTCACCTGCGCACAGCTCCAAGAAGCCGGATAACCACGGTACCGAACTGAGGAGTACCAAGTCCTTTAGCAGTGTGGACGataccaaaaagaaaaagaacgCCACCAATGAGCCCGTCGAGGTTTTCCTTGGCGGATCCTGCAATCCGACAACCTGGCGAGCCGACGTTGCCATACCAGCCCTCAAGGAGCTGGGCATTTCGTTTTACAATCCT CAAGTATCCGATTGGACGCCCGATCTCATCGAGCTCGAGCATCGAGCTAAGGAAAAGGCCCGTGTATTATTCTTCGTTATGGATTCGGAAACACGCGCATCTGCTGGTGCCATCGAGGCGGCACACATAGCGGGTCAAAACTGCAAGCAGCTGGTGTTGGTTTTGCATCCGTATAAACCAAATCAGAAGATCCTCAATGAGCCTATTTCGCAGCA AGAATACCTCGATCTGAATCGCAATCAGTTGATACTTAAGGAGCTGGTCTCCCGACGCGGTCTGCCCGTATTGGATAACATACCACTGGGTCTGCAGCGCACTAAGGATATCCTGGGTGGCATCAGGGATCCACCGTCCAAAATATCTTCTATTTTAGA TACCGTTCGCGGCGCCTTTGATCGTGTTAATCCGCTAAACGATCTGCTCACTGTGGAACAATGCAAACGTGCTCTCTTATTCCTAGGCTATGCTCAGAGTTTAGTTAATTTAGACAATCTAAATAAGATCATTATCAACCAACGCGAATCGCTGAAATTGCTCCAAACGCACAGTCCAAGAGCTGTCGCCGATGATGCGGATGCCGATGGCGGCAACTGCAGCCAGCCCATCCTCCCCAGCCAGGAGCTCATCGACTTTGATCTGTTTTGTGTGATCTCGGCGTATCTGTCCGTCCTGCAGCAGGAGATCCATGAGAGCGGATGCATTTCGCCCATCAAGGGCACCAATGTGCCGCCACCGCAAGTTTACTTCACCAACG ctccCGATGTGGACATTTACTACTCGGCCAGCAAGAATATTTCGCGCACGTCGAGCAACGCCAGTGTTCCGTCCAATAGTAGCAGTGGCATCGGACACGACCTGGAGCGCCAGAGTCTCTTCGAGCAGCTCAGTCGCAGCCGGGACAGTGGAACATCTTCGCCACAGCCCACGGGATCGAGCAGTTTGGGTAAAAGCCCTCGGCCACAGATCCTGCTAAATGTGGAGTCGATCGAGACAACGGAAATAATCACCACTAAAACCATAGAGACCAAGCCAAATCCGGTGACTGCATCAACTGTTGTGCATGCCGAGGAGGAAGAGAGTGATTCCAACGACTCGGTCCTCTCCAGCAACAGCTCCATAGCCAGTGCCGGCGATATACTCTGCTGCGGTGGTGGCTTGGATCTGCGGGATGTCTATCTGGGCGGAAGTTGTGTGCTGCGCACCAAGTGGCGTCAGGAACTGGCCGTGCCCTATCTGCAGTCCAAGGGCGTCAGTTTCCATACACCGGCGCTGCACGAGAGCATCCAGCAAATGATTCTGAACCAGGAACAGAACCAGGATCAGTCTCAGCAGCCGACAGTGCCGCCGCaggaacagcagcaacagcagcgttCCTTTGTGCGCACTCGGCGAAAGTGCAGGGGCAACCAgctgcagctggaggagcaAGAGGAGCTGACCGTGGCCGAGGAGTCACTTAGCTGGTCCCTACCACCGGTCGCCGTTCGTCAGAGCCTGTTCAACCCATCGCTGCTCGACTCGAGTCGAGTGTTGCTCTTCGTCATCACCAACGAGACCCGTTCGCTGGCGCCCATGACCCTGGCCGCCCACTGCATTGGCCTCATGTACAATGTGGTGCTGGCGGTGCAAATGCTGCCCGAAGACTGTGTCCTGGGTGACGAGAAG CTGACTGTGGCGGCCATCAAGGACTACAATCGCGGACGGTCGTACCTGATCGACTTGGCCAAGAGGCAGGGTGTGCCCGTGTTCAGCGACATTCGGGCAGCCCTCGAGTGCACCGTGGCCAAGGTGAAGGCGTACAACAACCGCGACCGCTGCTAA
- the raw gene encoding raw, isoform D: MMQLSMIFLLLLMTMSVFSCQNTEDTEGADEAAAQISEVLNAWRAKARCNVVPDERTQELFHELSFHPSQKQISEMLQTAKKVARKGGSGQANGLTFGQFCVLAADLKRFRASTISNQPSYCDYQSLSAGLLLPELDDPASSSNQNLQSPAATNSSPAHSSKKPDNHGTELRSTKSFSSVDDTKKKKNATNEPVEVFLGGSCNPTTWRADVAIPALKELGISFYNPQVSDWTPDLIELEHRAKEKARVLFFVMDSETRASAGAIEAAHIAGQNCKQLVLVLHPYKPNQKILNEPISQQEYLDLNRNQLILKELVSRRGLPVLDNIPLGLQRTKDILGGIRDPPSKISSILDTVRGAFDRVNPLNDLLTVEQCKRALLFLGYAQSLVNLDNLNKIIINQRESLKLLQTHSPRAVADDADADGGNCSQPILPSQELIDFDLFCVISAYLSVLQQEIHESGCISPIKGTNVPPPQVYFTNAPDVDIYYSASKNISRTSSNASVPSNSSSGIGHDLERQSLFEQLSRSRDSGTSSPQPTGSSSLGKSPRPQILLNVESIETTEIITTKTIETKPNPVTASTVVHAEEEESDSNDSVLSSNSSIASAGDILCCGGGLDLRDVYLGGSCVLRTKWRQELAVPYLQSKGVSFHTPALHESIQQMILNQEQNQDQSQQPTVPPQEQQQQQRSFVRTRRKCRGNQLQLEEQEELTVAEESLSWSLPPVAVRQSLFNPSLLDSSRVLLFVITNETRSLAPMTLAAHCIGLMYNVVLAVQMLPEDCVLGDEKLTVAAIKDYNRGRSYLIDLAKRQGVPVFSDIRAALECTVAKVKAYNNRDRC, translated from the exons ATGATGCAATTGTCAATGATATTTTTGCTGCTTCTGATGACGATGTCAGTGTTTTCTTGCCAAAACACGGAAGACACCGAGGGAGCCGACGAAGCTGCCGCACAAATCTC AGAAGTTCTGAATGCATGGCGAGCAAAGGCCAGATGCAATGTGGTGCCCGACGAACGGACACAGGAACTCTTCCACGAGCTAAGCTTCCATCCTAGCCAAAAGCAGA TTAGCGAAATGCTGCAGACTGCCAAGAAAGTGGCCCGCAAGGGAGGAAGTGGACAGGCAAATGGGCTGACTTTTGGCCAGTTTTGTGTCTTAGCCGCGGATCTGAAACGTTTCAG agcttcaacaatttcgaaTCAGCCATCGTACTGCGACTATCAGTCTCTGTCCGCGGGACTGCTGCTCCCGGAACTAGATGATCCTGCCAGCTCGTCCAATCAAAACCTTCAGTCGCCAGCGGCCACCAACTCGTCACCTGCGCACAGCTCCAAGAAGCCGGATAACCACGGTACCGAACTGAGGAGTACCAAGTCCTTTAGCAGTGTGGACGataccaaaaagaaaaagaacgCCACCAATGAGCCCGTCGAGGTTTTCCTTGGCGGATCCTGCAATCCGACAACCTGGCGAGCCGACGTTGCCATACCAGCCCTCAAGGAGCTGGGCATTTCGTTTTACAATCCT CAAGTATCCGATTGGACGCCCGATCTCATCGAGCTCGAGCATCGAGCTAAGGAAAAGGCCCGTGTATTATTCTTCGTTATGGATTCGGAAACACGCGCATCTGCTGGTGCCATCGAGGCGGCACACATAGCGGGTCAAAACTGCAAGCAGCTGGTGTTGGTTTTGCATCCGTATAAACCAAATCAGAAGATCCTCAATGAGCCTATTTCGCAGCA AGAATACCTCGATCTGAATCGCAATCAGTTGATACTTAAGGAGCTGGTCTCCCGACGCGGTCTGCCCGTATTGGATAACATACCACTGGGTCTGCAGCGCACTAAGGATATCCTGGGTGGCATCAGGGATCCACCGTCCAAAATATCTTCTATTTTAGA TACCGTTCGCGGCGCCTTTGATCGTGTTAATCCGCTAAACGATCTGCTCACTGTGGAACAATGCAAACGTGCTCTCTTATTCCTAGGCTATGCTCAGAGTTTAGTTAATTTAGACAATCTAAATAAGATCATTATCAACCAACGCGAATCGCTGAAATTGCTCCAAACGCACAGTCCAAGAGCTGTCGCCGATGATGCGGATGCCGATGGCGGCAACTGCAGCCAGCCCATCCTCCCCAGCCAGGAGCTCATCGACTTTGATCTGTTTTGTGTGATCTCGGCGTATCTGTCCGTCCTGCAGCAGGAGATCCATGAGAGCGGATGCATTTCGCCCATCAAGGGCACCAATGTGCCGCCACCGCAAGTTTACTTCACCAACG ctccCGATGTGGACATTTACTACTCGGCCAGCAAGAATATTTCGCGCACGTCGAGCAACGCCAGTGTTCCGTCCAATAGTAGCAGTGGCATCGGACACGACCTGGAGCGCCAGAGTCTCTTCGAGCAGCTCAGTCGCAGCCGGGACAGTGGAACATCTTCGCCACAGCCCACGGGATCGAGCAGTTTGGGTAAAAGCCCTCGGCCACAGATCCTGCTAAATGTGGAGTCGATCGAGACAACGGAAATAATCACCACTAAAACCATAGAGACCAAGCCAAATCCGGTGACTGCATCAACTGTTGTGCATGCCGAGGAGGAAGAGAGTGATTCCAACGACTCGGTCCTCTCCAGCAACAGCTCCATAGCCAGTGCCGGCGATATACTCTGCTGCGGTGGTGGCTTGGATCTGCGGGATGTCTATCTGGGCGGAAGTTGTGTGCTGCGCACCAAGTGGCGTCAGGAACTGGCCGTGCCCTATCTGCAGTCCAAGGGCGTCAGTTTCCATACACCGGCGCTGCACGAGAGCATCCAGCAAATGATTCTGAACCAGGAACAGAACCAGGATCAGTCTCAGCAGCCGACAGTGCCGCCGCaggaacagcagcaacagcagcgttCCTTTGTGCGCACTCGGCGAAAGTGCAGGGGCAACCAgctgcagctggaggagcaAGAGGAGCTGACCGTGGCCGAGGAGTCACTTAGCTGGTCCCTACCACCGGTCGCCGTTCGTCAGAGCCTGTTCAACCCATCGCTGCTCGACTCGAGTCGAGTGTTGCTCTTCGTCATCACCAACGAGACCCGTTCGCTGGCGCCCATGACCCTGGCCGCCCACTGCATTGGCCTCATGTACAATGTGGTGCTGGCGGTGCAAATGCTGCCCGAAGACTGTGTCCTGGGTGACGAGAAG CTGACTGTGGCGGCCATCAAGGACTACAATCGCGGACGGTCGTACCTGATCGACTTGGCCAAGAGGCAGGGTGTGCCCGTGTTCAGCGACATTCGGGCAGCCCTCGAGTGCACCGTGGCCAAGGTGAAGGCGTACAACAACCGCGACCGCTGCTAA